In Rutidosis leptorrhynchoides isolate AG116_Rl617_1_P2 chromosome 2, CSIRO_AGI_Rlap_v1, whole genome shotgun sequence, one genomic interval encodes:
- the LOC139890243 gene encoding aldehyde oxidase GLOX-like, which translates to MSPLLPILLLFLFTTTTTAAGGKWDLLNPNIGIVAMHMQLLPNDHILIFDRTDFGASNLSLPDGKCRQDDKEIVLKKDCTAHSIEYDINDNSVRPLMVLTDVWCSSGSLMPDGSVVQTGGFNDGDHVVRVYNSCSTCDWDEIQNGLIKSRWYATNHLLSDGRQIVIGGRRQFNYEFYPKMSGSEKEYNLPFLAQTNDKNIENNLYPFVFLYKDGSLFIFANNIAIMFDFSNNKVLRTLPQIPGGDPRSYPSTGSAVLLPLRLAQGKNIEVEVLVCGGAPKTAFSNAQNKIFDGALDTCGRIKISDPNPTWVMETMPLARCMGDMLLLPTGDVLMINGVGSGSAGWENGRNPVLSPVLYKPDINGNRFETLIASDIPRVYHSTAILVRDGRVIVGGSNPHIYYNFSNVLYPTELRLEAFSPPYLDPNLIRPKISTTESTTKFGYGDILTIKFYQFGQLDTSSVYVTMVSPSFNTHSFSMNQRLLILDGVATTVPIARVKYQVVVAAPANANIAPGKHYMLFVVHKQVPSEGVWVQMS; encoded by the coding sequence ATGTCCCCACTTCTGCCCATCCTCCTCCTCTTCCTCTTCACCACAACCACCACTGCCGCCGGCGGAAAATGGGATCTCCTCAACCCAAACATTGGCATCGTTGCCATGCACATGCAACTCCTTCCTAACGACCATATCCTAATTTTCGATCGAACTGATTTCGGAGCTTCAAATCTGTCACTCCCTGATGGTAAATGTCGTCAAGACGATAAAGAAATCGTTTTGAAGAAAGATTGTACTGCTCATTCTATCGAATACGATATAAACGACAATAGTGTTCGTCCACTTATGGTTTTAACTGACGTTTGGTGTTCTTCGGGTTCGTTAATGCCCGATGGATCCGTTGTTCAAACCGGAGGGTTTAACGATGGTGATCATGTTGTTAGGGTATATAATTCGTGTAGTACGTGTGATTGGGATGAAATTCAAAACGGGTTGATTAAAAGCAGATGGTATGCTACTAATCATTTACTGTCTGACGGCCGCCAGATTGTTATTGGCGGCCGCAGACAGTTTAACTATGAGTTTTACCCGAAAATGTCGGGTTCTGAAAAGGAGTATAATTTGCCTTTTTTAGCTCAAACCAATGATAAGAATATCGAAAACAATTTGTATCCCTTTGTGTTTCTATACAAGGATGGTTCGTTGTTTATTTTTGCAAATAATATAGCAATTATGTTCGATTTTTCGAATAATAAGGTGCTTAGGACTTTACCACAAATACCCGGAGGTGACCCGAGGAGTTACCCTAGCACTGGGTCCGCAGTATTGCTACCATTGCGGCTTGCACAAGGGAAAAACATTGAGGTTGAGGTTTTGGTTTGTGGTGGTGCACCTAAAACAGCATTTTCGAATGCTCAAAACAAGATATTTGATGGAGCTTTGGATACATGTGGTCGGATTAAAATATCCGACCCGAATCCAACATGGGTCATGGAGACTATGCCTTTGGCGCGGTGTATGGGTGATATGTTGTTGTTACCAACCGGTGATGTTTTGATGATTAATGGTGTAGGATCCGGTTCTGCCGGATGGGAAAATGGGAGAAACCCGGTTCTTAGCCCGGTTTTGTACAAACCCGATATAAATGGTAACCGATTTGAGACCCTAATCGCGAGTGACATCCCTAGAGTGTACCATTCAACTGCGATATTGGTTCGTGATGGTCGTGTTATTGTTGGTGGTAGTAACCCTCACATTTATTATAATTTCTCGAACGTACTTTATCCTACCGAATTAAGATTAGAGGCGTTTTCGCCTCCGTATTTGGATCCGAATTTAATTAGACCCAAAATATCAACAACCGAATCAACAACAAAGTTCGGATATGGTGACATTTTAACCATAAAGTTTTATCAATTTGGTCAATTGGACACAAGTTCGGTATATGTGACAATGGTGTCACCTTCTTTTAACACGCactcgttttcgatgaatcaaaggCTATTGATTCTAGACGGTGTGGCCACCACCGTACCTATCGCAAGGGTGAAATATCAAGTGGTGGTGGCTGCACCGGCTAATGCCAACATTGCTCCCGGGAAGCATTACATGTTATTTGTTGTGCACAAACAAGTTCCAAGTGAGGGCGTTTGGGTTCAAATGAGTTGA